In Cydia fagiglandana chromosome 3, ilCydFagi1.1, whole genome shotgun sequence, the following are encoded in one genomic region:
- the LOC134680288 gene encoding protein rolling stone-like isoform X2, with amino-acid sequence MGVKKYFQKELQASNFNLEHDITPDFYLGCWQKNRSCVPVLCLRAISCAGNVAIVIASWVVLAGWLTNHGFWWIYLTHWGIFANALTSIFAFGISLKVYLGGPIDSAFGLPWYIKVYWFLFNATVPVAFMITIFYWTFISGSFDIPGLDATLNIFAHAINSVMMFALLISARHPTRLLHFHHAVAFGIFYLIFNLIYYFAGGVDPNGNHWVYPMLDWSNPGPTVAVVVGVAIGLIILHGLVTLLSLCRNHFSQRYRKEDRSFSVSG; translated from the exons atgggcgTGAAAAAATATTTCCAAAAAGAGTTACAAGCGTCAAATTTCAACTTGGAACATGATATCACTCCTGATTTTTATTTGGGATGCTGGCAGAAAAACCGATCGTGTGTGCCTGTGTTGTGTTTGCGAGCAATTTCGTGTGCCGGGAATGTGGCTATAGTGATAGCGTCCTGGGTTGTGTTGGCTGGTTGGTTGACTAACCACGGATTCTGGTGGATCTATCTGACGCACTGGGGCATTTTTGCTAATGCCCTAACTTCAATATTTGCGTTTGGAATATCTCTTAAAGTTTACTTGGGTGGTCCTATAG ATAGTGCTTTTGGTCTCCCGTGGTACATAAAAGTATACTGGTTCCTTTTCAATGCTACTGTGCCGGTGGCTTTTATGATAACCATATTTTACTGGACTTTCATCAGTGGatcat TTGATATACCCGGCTTGGATGCGACGCTGAATATATTTGCTCACGCCATCAACTCTGTGATGATGTTTGCGCTTTTGATCTCCGCGAGGCACCCGACTCGTCTGCTGCATTTCCACCACGCGGTGGCGTTCGGCATATTCTACCTTATATTCAACCTGATTTACTACTTTGCTGGAGGAGTTGATCC GAACGGGAACCACTGGGTATATCCCATGCTGGATTGGTCGAATCCGGGCCCCACGGTTGCGGTGGTCGTGGGAGTGGCCATCGGGCTCATTATACTGCACGGACTGGTCACCCTCTTATCGCTGTGTAGGAACCACTTCAGTCAGCGGTATAGGAAGGAAGACAGATCCTTCTCTGTTTCTGGATGA
- the LOC134680291 gene encoding protein rolling stone-like isoform X2 has translation MSAIKQYFREEAKVQMLVLGHPKPSDFYLSVWQTTRSAVPLLIWRSFLFLVSLGVVLASLILYILASKAGYWFIYLTHWGLTINTLATGFAVVVSARCYLYGPIIHEEEELNHALDVSVHGVNSLVMFGLLISASQPSRMWHIYQPLQFAILYVIFSAIYYAAGGVDPSGNRWIYSVVDWSSPGTTIGLVALTGLLLAVLHFVVMGLAVARDALASKLFHDSVTVHGAEGVPLRRRPSQIQTSNA, from the exons ATGAGTGCAATTAAACAGTATTTTAGGGAAGAGGCAAAAGTGCAGATGTTAGTGTTAGGCCATCCCAAACCGTCGGACTTTTATCTCAGTGTTTGGCAAACAACTCGGTCCGCGGTCCCACTTCTCATTTGGCGGTCGTTCCTATTTCTAGTGTCACTTGGAGTTGTTCTCGCGTCTCTAATTCTGTATATATTGGCGTCTAAAGCAGGTTATTGGTTCATTTACCTGACGCATTGGGGTCTCACGATAAACACATTAGCCACTGGATTTGCAGTTGTTGTCTCCGCGCGCTGCTATCTCTATGGACCGATAA tacacGAAGAAGAGGAGTTGAACCATGCCCTAGATGTCTCTGTTCACGGCGTGAACTCTCTGGTGATGTTTGGGCTCCTCATCAGTGCCTCGCAGCCATCGCGAATGTGGCACATCTACCAACCACTACAATTCGCCATTCTCTACGTGATCTTCAGCGCAATCTATTATGCTGCTGGTGGAGTTGATCC GAGCGGCAACAGATGGATTTACTCCGTAGTGGATTGGTCATCGCCAGGCACGACGATAGGCCTTGTAGCGTTGACAGGGCTCCTACTAGCGGTGCTGCACTTCGTGGTGATGGGGCTGGCCGTCGCACGAGACGCGCTAGCTTCCAAGTTGTTCCACGACTCGGTTACAGTGCATGGGGCGGAGGGGGTACCGCTAAGGCGACGGCCAAGTCAAATTCAGACCTCAAATGCATAG
- the LOC134680237 gene encoding protein rolling stone-like: MVKYFRKNISLSDFWVSSHERLSDFYASSWQRGDSPVPLLVIRMAVALVALGILAWSVYEAPVPHWLIYLTNWGLVLVSAMAVSGLLVSFSAVRKILPDEGILPWYVSMYWFFYNISGTIAIVITLLYWLLLFDSSIVVVQDRMFWLETVTHGFNTILVLIELLASRTPLRFAHIYQPLGVGMWYAVFSVIYYVAGGTDALGNPYIYEILDWSRPGPTSVLVVATVAGLIVVYSALWGVSAARDKLTGALIRTTSHTLPFTPPDIGGFA, translated from the exons ATGGTTAAATATTTTAGGAAGAATATATCCCTGTCGGACTTCTGGGTGTCGTCTCACGAGCGTCTGAGTGATTTCTACGCGTCGTCATGGCAACGCGGAGATTCACCGGTGCCGCTGTTGGTGATACGGATGGCAGTGGCGCTTGTGGCGCTGGGGATCCTCGCGTGGTCCGTGTATGAAGCCCCGGTGCCGCACTGGCTTATCTACCTGACCAATTGGGGTTTAGTGCTGGTCTCCGCGATGGCTGTCAGTGGCCTACTTGTGTCTTTCAGTGCCGTGAGGAAGATTCTACCAG ATGAAGGCATACTACCGTGGTACGTGTCGATGTACTGGTTCTTCTACAACATATCTGGCACTATTGCTATAGTTATCACTCTGCTGTATTGGCTACTGCTGTTTGATTCAA GCATCGTCGTGGTTCAAGATCGCATGTTCTGGTTGGAGACGGTAACGCACGGGTTCAACACTATCCTGGTCCTGATAGAGTTGTTGGCCTCTCGCACGCCGCTCCGCTTCGCCCACATCTACCAACCCCTCGGCGTGGGCATGTGGTACGCCGTGTTTTCTGTGATATACTATGTCGCCGGGGGCACTGATGC CTTAGGGAACCCGTATATTTACGAGATTCTGGACTGGAGCCGCCCAGGCCCCACAAGTGTACTGGTAGTGGCTACTGTAGCAGGCCTTATCGTTGTGTACTCAGCGCTGTGGGGTGTATCCGCAGCTCGAGACAAGCTGACTGGAGCGCTCATACGGACTACCAGCCATACCCTGCCGTTTACACCACCCGACATCGGCGGATTTGCCTAA
- the LOC134680291 gene encoding protein rolling stone-like isoform X1 — translation MSAIKQYFREEAKVQMLVLGHPKPSDFYLSVWQTTRSAVPLLIWRSFLFLVSLGVVLASLILYILASKAGYWFIYLTHWGLTINTLATGFAVVVSARCYLYGPISGEFLLPWYVKIYWVFYNSAIPLAFLITIFYWTVLYGLHEEEELNHALDVSVHGVNSLVMFGLLISASQPSRMWHIYQPLQFAILYVIFSAIYYAAGGVDPSGNRWIYSVVDWSSPGTTIGLVALTGLLLAVLHFVVMGLAVARDALASKLFHDSVTVHGAEGVPLRRRPSQIQTSNA, via the exons ATGAGTGCAATTAAACAGTATTTTAGGGAAGAGGCAAAAGTGCAGATGTTAGTGTTAGGCCATCCCAAACCGTCGGACTTTTATCTCAGTGTTTGGCAAACAACTCGGTCCGCGGTCCCACTTCTCATTTGGCGGTCGTTCCTATTTCTAGTGTCACTTGGAGTTGTTCTCGCGTCTCTAATTCTGTATATATTGGCGTCTAAAGCAGGTTATTGGTTCATTTACCTGACGCATTGGGGTCTCACGATAAACACATTAGCCACTGGATTTGCAGTTGTTGTCTCCGCGCGCTGCTATCTCTATGGACCGATAA GCGGCGAGTTTCTTTTACCATGGTACGTGAAGATCTACTGGGTGTTTTACAACTCGGCAATTCCCCTTGCCTTCCTCATCACCATATTTTACTGGACTGTACTCTATGGAT tacacGAAGAAGAGGAGTTGAACCATGCCCTAGATGTCTCTGTTCACGGCGTGAACTCTCTGGTGATGTTTGGGCTCCTCATCAGTGCCTCGCAGCCATCGCGAATGTGGCACATCTACCAACCACTACAATTCGCCATTCTCTACGTGATCTTCAGCGCAATCTATTATGCTGCTGGTGGAGTTGATCC GAGCGGCAACAGATGGATTTACTCCGTAGTGGATTGGTCATCGCCAGGCACGACGATAGGCCTTGTAGCGTTGACAGGGCTCCTACTAGCGGTGCTGCACTTCGTGGTGATGGGGCTGGCCGTCGCACGAGACGCGCTAGCTTCCAAGTTGTTCCACGACTCGGTTACAGTGCATGGGGCGGAGGGGGTACCGCTAAGGCGACGGCCAAGTCAAATTCAGACCTCAAATGCATAG